One genomic window of Camelina sativa cultivar DH55 chromosome 5, Cs, whole genome shotgun sequence includes the following:
- the LOC104788248 gene encoding protein AUXIN-REGULATED GENE INVOLVED IN ORGAN SIZE-like: MIRDISNLQNDIRNMKERCSNNLAMDVGRNNNRRQNVTFRSSPAEKSKQELRRSFSSQKRLMILPASYFSLESLFLLVCLTASLLILPLVLPPLPPPPFMLLLVPIGIMVLLVVLAFMPSSHSNANPNTHRGDVTCHFM; this comes from the coding sequence ATGATTCGAGATATCTCAAACTTGCAGAACGACATCAGAAACATGAAAGAACGTTGTTCAAACAATCTAGCGATGGACGTAGGAAGAAACAACAACCGGCGCCAAAACGTGACCTTTCGAAGTTCGCCGGCGGAGAAAAGCAAGCAAGAGTTACGACGGAGCTTCTCGTCGCAGAAAAGGTTGATGATCCTCCCGGCGAGTTACTTCAGCTTAgagtctctgtttctgttggtGTGTCTCACAGCGTCTCTGTTGATCCTTCCGTTAGTTTTGCCTCCGTTACCTCCCCCTCCGTTTATGCTGCTTTTGGTTCCCATTGGGATTATGGTTTTGCTCGTGGTTCTTGCCTTCATGCCTTCTTCTCATTCTAATGCTAATCCTAATACTCATAGAGGAGATGTAACTTGCCATTTTATGTAA